From Astyanax mexicanus isolate ESR-SI-001 chromosome 11, AstMex3_surface, whole genome shotgun sequence, the proteins below share one genomic window:
- the LOC103030343 gene encoding gamma-glutamylaminecyclotransferase C produces the protein MIIFCVSKSVSSLLIRKLSWESVGLQSDIRRLLAKRCCPSVVQMTHVFVYGTLKKGQPNHDRMLDVSNGKSEFLCSASTVEKYPLIIAGKYNVPFLLNIPGKGQHVHGEIYSVDEKMLKFLDWFESCPHMYQRTRVLLKVEQQCGEGGEERPELGSTTEAFVYSTTTYEPDWLENTAFSSYDSYGDHGLLYVTREARDSK, from the exons ATGATAATCTTCTGTGTGAGTAAGAGTGTCTCTTCTCTATTGATCAGAAAGCTGAGCTGGGAGTCAGTGG GACTTCAGTCTGATATTAGAAGATTATTAGCTAAACGTTG ctGTCCCTCTGTGGTTCAGATGACGCATGTTTTTGTGTACGGAACTCTGAAAAAAGGCCAGCCCAACCACGACAGGATGCTGGACGTCTCTAATGGTAAATCTGAGTTCCTCTGCAGTGCGAGTACTGTAGAGAAATACCCTCTGATCATAGCAGGAAAATACAACGTCCCCTTCCTCCTGAACATCCCTGGGAAAGGACAGCATGTCCACGGAGAAATCTACAGCGTGGATGAAAAGATGCTGAAGTTCTTGGACTGGTTTGAGAGCTGTCCACACATGTACCAGAGAACACGTGTCCTGCTGAAGGTGGAGCAGCAGTGTGGTGAAGGTGGAGAGGAAAGGCCTGAATTGGGAAGCACTACCGAGGCTTTTGTGTACAGTACCACCACCTACGAGCCTGACTGGCTCGAGAATACAGCGTTTAGCAGCTACGACTCATACGGGGATCACGGCCTGCTTTATGTGACTCGTGAAGCCAGAGATTCCAAATAA